Proteins co-encoded in one Brassica oleracea var. oleracea cultivar TO1000 chromosome C4, BOL, whole genome shotgun sequence genomic window:
- the LOC106337615 gene encoding uncharacterized protein LOC106337615, giving the protein MFFSLFFSLLFFCFLIFSVIRRNPPPLLSASPSETIDESVGHHGVSSVFSVKRALETHREDSMIWMLITVRRGQHDLDADYRHKRTALPPKSLFNSSILDNFSPRLELLVSDAVKRQMTKDGEKHQKEGELLVLLTDGRKLMGTLCSF; this is encoded by the exons ATGTTTTTTTCTCTTTTCTTTTCTCTTTTGTTTTTTTGTTTTCTCATCTTCTCTGTCATTCGACGAAATCCACCACCTCTTCTCTCGGCTTCTCCGTCAGAGACGATCGACGAATCTGTCGGTCATCACGGCGTGTCCTCCGTGTTCTCTGTCAAACGAGCACTCGAAACCCACCGAGAGGACAGCATGATTTGGATGCTGATTACAGTCAGAAGAGGGCAGCATGATTTGGACGCTGATTACCGTCATAAGAGGACAGCTCTCCCACCAAAATCTCTCTTCAATTCTTCTATTTTAG ATAACTTCAGTCCACGACTTGAATTACTTGTCTCAGATGCTGTGAAGAGGCAGATGACTAAGGACGGTGAAAAGCATCAAAAG GAAGGAGAGCTACTTGTGCTGCTTACAGATGGTAGAAAGCTAATGGGAACACTCTGTTCTTTTTGA